One window of the Diospyros lotus cultivar Yz01 chromosome 12, ASM1463336v1, whole genome shotgun sequence genome contains the following:
- the LOC127787496 gene encoding uncharacterized protein LOC127787496: MESPSNESILTAISTGLHKDGKLYESIYKSPVRDLGKFYERATKEVQWEEAFGLKKPSNQKKGGEHISQNKKRGDDNARKEGQGQSPNDQTAKKVRYEQGVERPARQGRYDNYSVFSDSQDMIFTTERNKDDFRRPNPLKTPDKYRTKSKFCAYHNEVGHTTSECWVLKDTIEKLIRKGRLRHYVVRPRDQQSKQPAQLSPHRAPEPDQTPTVRTIFTIHGGPHITRTSDRSHKRYVREADHLLLIGDGSQGEPSKKARMASDDIFFTKNDSKDLHWPHNDALVIRARIGNMEVRRIMVDTGSLVNVMYRGCYDQMGLRPDQLIASPEPLYGFTSDAVIPKGRIKLLLTVRGADLQTTAMADFLIIDSPLAYNVVMERPVMNDLDLVISTKALTVKFPTLNGTGHDSVEKNVNMVSGGEARIINSRGVSHDLDLLDMDCDRAASPANELEDVAVSNHDAERRLQIGKGLSP; this comes from the exons ATGGAAAGCCCTTCCAACGAAAGTATCCTGACCGCGATCTCCACTGGGCTTCATAAAGACGGGAAGCTCTACGAAAGCATTTACAAGTCACCAGTAAGAGACTTGGGCAAGTTTTATGAGCGAGCTACAAAGGAGGTTCAGTGGGAGGAAGCTTTTGGCTTGAAAAAGCCAAGCAACCAGAAGAAAGGGGGAGAGCACATCAGCCAAAATAAGAAGAGAGGTGACGATAACGCGCGCAAGGAAGGTCAAGGGCAGAGCCCCAATGATCAGACTGCCAAGAAGGTAAGATATGAGCAGGGAGTGGAACGACCTGCACGCCAAGGTCGGTATGACAATTACAGTGTCTTCTCTGATTCCCAGGACATGATTTTCACCACGGAGCGTAACAAGGACGACTTTAGAAGGCCTAACCCTCTAAAGACTCCCGACAAATATAGAACCAAGAGCAAATTCTGTGCCTATCATAATGAGGTGGGGCACACCACCTCCGAGTGCTGGGTGCTGAAGGATACGATTGAAAAACTAATCAGGAAAGGTCGACTACGTCACTATGTGGTGCGTCCTAGGGATCAACAGTCAAAACAGCCAGCCCAACTAAGTCCTCACCGAGCTCCCGAGCCGGACCAAACACCCACGGTGAGAACCATCTTTACTATTCATGGAGGGCCTCATATCACAAGGACTTCTGACAGATCGCACAAACGATACGTTCGGGAAGCCGACCACCTTCTGCTCATCGGGGATGGTAGTCAAGGAGAACCTTCAAAGAAAGCCCGAATGGCTTCAGATGACATCTTTTTCACCAAGAATGATTCCAAAGATTTGCACTGGCCGCACAACGATGCCCTTGTGATCCGAGCTCGGATTGGCAATATGGAGGTGCGGAGGATCATGGTGGACACAGGTAGCTTGGTAAACGTCATGTACAGAGGGTGTTATGACCAGATGGGGCTACGGCCAGATCAGCTGATAGCATCTCCAGAGCCACTATATGGATTCACTAGCGACGCAGTAATCCCGAAAGGACGTATAAAGCTCCTACTAACAGTTAGAGGAGCGGATCTCCAAACCACGGCAATGGCAGATTTCCTTATCATTGATAGTCCCTTAGCATACAACGTCGTCATGGAGAGACCTGTCATGAATGACCTGGACCTAGTTATCTCAACCAAGGCCTTGACCGTCAAGTTCCCAACCCTGAATGGGACTGGACAT GACTCAGTGGAAAAAAATGTGAATATGGTCTCTGGAGGGGAGGCCCGCATCATTAATAGCCGGGGAGTCAGCCACGACCTGGACTTGCTCGACATGGATTGCGATCGAGCTGCCAGCCCGGCAAATGAGCTGGAAGATGTTGCAGTCAGTAACCACGATGCTGAAAGGCGCCTTCAGATAGGCAAAGGTCTATCCCCCTAG